In Halomarina salina, one DNA window encodes the following:
- a CDS encoding AAA family ATPase, giving the protein MVGFDETDAGGSPHDSTAAQETEDRIVQLMSQSPDGETYEDLVEWCKSFDTETEPPFVDFPDGINYSAGKSTAGRLGLNGNGRGNLYSRVAWALYHHRYGTESIDLPALADDDDLAPLIVELAQSPACSFAHLKSTLSDMAHIDDSVDTERFLPVNGIPRPTHTIEGLRASDVDTMVVIEATVTHRTSTRTRIYQAHGKCSDCQYDGHVIQPWFTDELETEQCDYSQCERELTFDPQDAGHRTHEVQDLVVQDLHRHVDVAEPADCRVILSDSLVDSVESGDEVRIAAAVMRDTSHGAKTADFVLRAVGVEHADVDYSSLDVSEEQREHAEGIVSQEDYYSTAAASIDPTLEAVDDHASGDQIAMGRRAVLYQLAGAYTSESGRGTIHVAMVGDPGTGKSSIAEFASEVAPKSINVDTETVTPVGLTAGVVKDDRVAAEYTVSGGALVRANGGLCFIDELDKGGKALHNSLHSALSSGKVELSKANIRATLRAETDVLVTANPDGQRFSPHEPITDQIGIEDALFSRFDLVVPFFDRPNEEADAAAMNKLVKEAQRAEGEDVDDNTIPVSDLRLILSIARSIEPSLTVDAAKHMQAEFQRLRGQSSANRISVTVRQGEALRRLAIASARLRLSDEVEIEDAERAVTLLESSLQMVASDQHGNLDADALSAGPTASQREDCESVIEALSELQSESGGNIVEGRIIEVMQDEHEFPPTRTRMALKRLQKDNSVWRNQHGYGVSGQ; this is encoded by the coding sequence ATGGTAGGGTTCGACGAGACCGACGCGGGCGGTAGCCCGCACGACAGTACAGCTGCACAAGAGACAGAGGACCGCATCGTCCAACTCATGAGCCAGTCGCCCGATGGCGAAACGTACGAAGACCTGGTGGAGTGGTGCAAATCCTTCGACACGGAGACAGAGCCACCATTCGTTGATTTCCCAGACGGGATTAATTACTCGGCGGGAAAGAGCACTGCAGGTCGTCTGGGTCTTAACGGAAATGGCCGGGGCAATCTGTATTCGCGGGTTGCGTGGGCTCTCTACCACCACCGGTACGGCACGGAATCCATCGACCTGCCAGCTCTGGCGGATGATGATGACCTTGCCCCCCTCATCGTGGAACTCGCGCAGTCGCCAGCATGTTCGTTCGCGCATTTGAAGTCAACCTTGTCGGACATGGCGCACATCGATGATTCCGTCGACACCGAGCGTTTCCTTCCAGTGAACGGAATCCCTCGACCGACACACACCATCGAGGGCCTTCGCGCGTCCGATGTCGACACGATGGTGGTCATCGAGGCGACAGTGACACACCGCACATCGACGCGGACCCGCATCTATCAAGCACACGGAAAATGCTCCGACTGTCAATATGACGGCCACGTCATCCAGCCATGGTTCACTGATGAGTTGGAGACTGAGCAGTGTGATTATAGTCAGTGTGAGCGTGAGCTCACGTTCGACCCGCAGGACGCTGGACACCGGACACACGAGGTGCAAGACTTGGTCGTCCAAGACCTGCACCGGCACGTCGACGTTGCAGAGCCTGCTGACTGCCGAGTCATCCTCTCCGATTCCCTCGTCGATAGCGTCGAATCTGGCGACGAGGTCCGTATCGCAGCGGCTGTGATGCGCGACACATCACACGGGGCGAAGACCGCGGACTTCGTCCTCCGTGCGGTAGGAGTCGAACATGCCGACGTCGATTATTCGTCGTTGGACGTCTCGGAGGAGCAACGCGAACACGCAGAGGGCATCGTCAGTCAAGAGGACTACTACTCGACGGCGGCAGCATCGATTGACCCCACGCTTGAGGCAGTTGATGACCACGCGTCTGGCGACCAGATTGCAATGGGTCGCCGCGCAGTACTGTATCAACTCGCTGGCGCGTACACGTCCGAATCTGGTAGAGGGACAATCCACGTCGCGATGGTCGGTGACCCAGGGACGGGAAAGTCGTCTATCGCCGAGTTCGCCTCCGAAGTGGCACCGAAATCCATCAATGTCGACACGGAGACGGTGACTCCTGTCGGCCTGACGGCAGGGGTCGTTAAAGACGACCGCGTCGCAGCCGAGTACACTGTCTCTGGGGGCGCACTGGTCCGCGCCAACGGTGGCCTGTGTTTCATCGACGAGCTCGACAAAGGTGGAAAAGCGCTTCACAACTCCCTGCACTCTGCGCTATCGTCAGGAAAGGTAGAGCTGTCGAAGGCGAACATCCGTGCGACCCTCCGCGCTGAGACTGACGTGCTCGTCACAGCGAACCCGGATGGGCAGCGATTCTCGCCACACGAACCCATCACGGACCAGATTGGCATCGAGGACGCCCTGTTCTCGCGATTCGACCTGGTCGTTCCGTTCTTCGACCGTCCAAACGAGGAGGCAGACGCAGCAGCGATGAATAAACTGGTCAAAGAAGCGCAGCGAGCAGAAGGGGAAGACGTCGACGATAACACCATCCCCGTCTCTGACCTGCGCCTGATTCTGTCCATCGCCCGTTCGATTGAACCTTCGTTGACGGTGGATGCAGCGAAGCACATGCAGGCGGAGTTTCAGCGCCTCAGGGGTCAGTCGTCCGCGAACAGAATCTCAGTCACTGTTCGTCAAGGCGAGGCACTGCGCCGGTTGGCAATCGCGTCGGCCCGACTGCGACTATCCGACGAGGTCGAAATCGAAGATGCTGAACGGGCAGTGACACTGCTCGAATCGTCGCTGCAGATGGTTGCGAGCGACCAGCACGGCAATCTGGATGCAGACGCACTTTCTGCTGGTCCGACTGCGTCCCAGCGTGAGGACTGTGAATCAGTCATCGAGGCGCTCTCGGAGCTGCAGTCAGAGTCTGGTGGTAACATCGTTGAAGGCCGTATTATCGAGGTAATGCAGGACGAACACGAGTTCCCGCCGACCCGCACGCGTATGGCTCTGAAGCGTCTCCAGAAGGATAACTCAGTCTGGCGGAACCAGCACGGGTACGGCGTCTCTGGACAGTAA